The genomic stretch CCCGGAAGAGGCGGTGGCCGGGGCAGAGGCCCTGGCCGGATACGGGGCGGAGATCATTGATTTGAACCTCGCCTGTCCGGCCCCTAAAATCGCCCAGCGGGGGTCGGGAGGGCACCTTCTCTCCGATCTGGATCGGATCGGGGCGATCCTCACCGGCCTGCGGCCTGCCGTTTCCTGCCCGCTGACCGTCAAGATCAGGCTGGGAAGGGAGCCGGATCTCGCCTTCCTGAAAGACCTGGCCGCCATGCTGGAGGCTTGCGGAATTGATGCGATCACCCTCCACCCCCGGCTCACCACCGAAAAACTCAAAGGGCGGGCGCGCTGGGAGTATATCGGTCATCTCAAGAGCATGACCCGGTTGCCGGTGATCGGCAACGGCGATGTCGAAAGCCGGGAGGATTGTCTGGCCATGTTTTACCGGACCGGTTGCGACGGGGTGATGATCGGCCGGGCGGCGGTCAAGAAGCCCTGGCTTTTTGCCGAAATGATGGGGCGGGAGCAGGAGATCAACGCCGGGTTTCTGTGGGATACCTACCGGGAGGCGTGGCGGCTGATCACCGAATTCTTCCCGGAGCATCAGGCCCTGGGGCGGATCAAGGAGTTTACCTGGTACTTCAGTAAAAACCTTCTGTTCGGGCACCGGTTTGCCGCCCGACTGCAAAATCTAACGACCCTGGAGGCGTGTCGAGATTTTGCGGAGCAGGAATTTCCCCGCGCGGTGGGTTCGGGTTGAAACGCTCAAACGTTCAACCGCTCAACCGCTGAAACATTTGAACGCTGAAGCGCTCTGCATCAGGCGTGATAAAAGTGTTCACCGGGCAGTTCCACGGCGGTGAGGATATTGCCGTAGACGGCGCCGGTGTCGATGCCGATCTTGTTGGGGGTGACCAGGGGCAGTTCGAATTCGGTGTGGCCGAAGATCACCTTTTTGCCGAAATCAACGGTTGAGGAGAGAAAACTGTCCCGCGCCTCGCAGAAGGAGGTCGCGTCCTGTTCGGTCAGCGGCACTCCCGGCTCGAGGCCGGCGTGGGCGAAAATATACTCCTCGCTTTCCCAGTAGAGGCGCAGGTTTTCAAGAAAGTCGAGATGCGCGGCTGGCATGAAGCTCAGGGACCGGAGGCTGAAACCGGTGTGGACGCCGTAGCTCTTCAGGGTGGAATCGATCCCCATCTTGCGTAAATATGGGAGCAGGGCCGGGTCGCCGCTGCGGTGGTATTCAAGGAGCAGATATTCATGGTTGCCCAAGAGGGCGATCAGGTCGGGTGATTGTTCTTTAAGTTCGCAGAGCAGATCGAGAACTTTCGCGGTGTCCGGCCCGCGGTCGATGTAGTCGCCCAGGAACACCAGCCGGTCGCGGCCGGGCTCATAAGGAATCCTGGACAGCAGTTTCTGCAGCTTGGCAAAGCAGCCGTGCAGGTCGCCGATGGCGAATATCTTTCCGGAGTGACTGGTC from Pseudomonadota bacterium encodes the following:
- a CDS encoding tRNA-dihydrouridine synthase family protein translates to MAIPAPFHIGKVVVDPPLVLAPMAGVSHSPFRRLVASFGRPGLFFSEMLSARHLPQDVRGNSLWLQRHEVERPMAYQIVAPNPEEAVAGAEALAGYGAEIIDLNLACPAPKIAQRGSGGHLLSDLDRIGAILTGLRPAVSCPLTVKIRLGREPDLAFLKDLAAMLEACGIDAITLHPRLTTEKLKGRARWEYIGHLKSMTRLPVIGNGDVESREDCLAMFYRTGCDGVMIGRAAVKKPWLFAEMMGREQEINAGFLWDTYREAWRLITEFFPEHQALGRIKEFTWYFSKNLLFGHRFAARLQNLTTLEACRDFAEQEFPRAVGSG
- a CDS encoding serine/threonine protein phosphatase — its product is MTSHSGKIFAIGDLHGCFAKLQKLLSRIPYEPGRDRLVFLGDYIDRGPDTAKVLDLLCELKEQSPDLIALLGNHEYLLLEYHRSGDPALLPYLRKMGIDSTLKSYGVHTGFSLRSLSFMPAAHLDFLENLRLYWESEEYIFAHAGLEPGVPLTEQDATSFCEARDSFLSSTVDFGKKVIFGHTEFELPLVTPNKIGIDTGAVYGNILTAVELPGEHFYHA